A single genomic interval of Streptomyces sp. BA2 harbors:
- a CDS encoding DUF742 domain-containing protein, whose amino-acid sequence MTPRRPVDIGDPDRLYTVTGGRSRADDDSFDLVTLVVSECEPTAGMQSEHVRILELCRHPSAVVEIAAEMKLPITVVRILLGDLLAMGRITARHPRAAGSAAAIPDSALLKEVLHGLRNI is encoded by the coding sequence GTGACGCCGCGCAGGCCCGTGGACATCGGTGATCCGGACCGGCTCTACACGGTCACCGGCGGTCGCAGCCGCGCCGACGACGATTCGTTCGACCTGGTCACGCTGGTGGTGAGCGAGTGCGAGCCCACTGCGGGGATGCAGTCGGAGCACGTACGCATCCTCGAACTGTGCCGGCATCCGAGCGCCGTGGTGGAGATCGCCGCGGAGATGAAGCTGCCGATCACGGTGGTGCGGATCCTCCTTGGTGACCTGCTCGCGATGGGCCGGATCACCGCCCGCCATCCCCGCGCGGCCGGCTCGGCCGCCGCGATCCCCGATTCCGCCCTTCTCAAGGAGGTGCTCCATGGGCTCCGCAACATCTGA
- a CDS encoding GTP-binding protein, whose product MGSATSELPSRTPLSDTAETGLKIVVVGGFGVGKTTLVRSVSEIRPLNTEEVMTQAGVGVDETADVAAKTTTTVAFDFGRISLNERVVLYLFGAPGQERFWFLWDRLFAGTLGAVVLVDTRRMDDSWYAIDRLEHHKTPFVVAVNRFDDDTSTHSLEEIRQALALPDHVPLIDCDARVRSSGKDVLITLVDHLYALAMAQEMTP is encoded by the coding sequence ATGGGCTCCGCAACATCTGAGCTGCCCTCCCGTACGCCCCTTTCCGACACTGCCGAGACCGGCTTGAAGATCGTCGTCGTGGGCGGCTTCGGGGTCGGCAAGACCACGCTGGTCCGGTCGGTCAGCGAGATCCGTCCGCTGAACACCGAAGAGGTGATGACGCAGGCCGGTGTCGGCGTCGACGAGACGGCCGACGTCGCCGCCAAGACCACCACGACGGTGGCGTTCGACTTCGGCCGCATCAGCCTCAACGAGCGTGTGGTGCTCTACCTGTTCGGCGCTCCCGGGCAGGAACGCTTCTGGTTCCTGTGGGACCGGCTCTTCGCCGGCACGCTCGGCGCGGTAGTCCTGGTCGACACGCGGCGGATGGACGACTCGTGGTACGCCATCGACCGTCTCGAGCACCACAAGACCCCGTTCGTGGTGGCCGTCAACCGGTTCGACGACGACACCTCCACGCACTCGCTGGAGGAGATCCGCCAGGCCCTCGCGCTGCCCGACCATGTGCCGCTGATCGACTGCGACGCACGGGTGAGATCGTCGGGCAAGGACGTCCTGATCACCCTCGTGGACCACCTCTACGCACTGGCCATGGCCCAGGAGATGACACCGTGA
- a CDS encoding cytochrome P450, which translates to MTEPTGSPYEQSPPPGCPAHAGTGAVRLGGLEYQQTPSQLYRTLRREHGAVAPVLLDSDVPAWLVLGYSEVSYVTSHDELFARDSRRWNQWEHIPADWPLLPFVGYQPSVLFTEGEEHRRRAGVITEALEGVDQFELARDSARIADRLIASFAGSGQAELMDAYAHALPMIAAVQMCGMPDASTDTQQLVDDLRISLDAHEGDDPVAAYTRVGERIQLLVKEKREKPGADVTSRMLTHSAGLTDEEIVQDLISIIAAAQQPTANWICNTLRLMLTDERFALNVSGGRLSVGEALNEVLWLDTPTQNFIGRWAVRDTQLGGRQIRAGDCLVLGLAAANTDPQIWPESHVGPENSAHLSFSHGEHRCPYPAPLLADVIARTAVETLLERLPDLVLAVEPHELTWRPSIWMRGLTSLPVQFTPVAH; encoded by the coding sequence GTGACCGAGCCGACCGGATCCCCTTACGAGCAGAGCCCGCCGCCCGGGTGCCCGGCCCACGCGGGTACGGGCGCGGTGCGCCTGGGCGGTCTGGAGTACCAGCAGACGCCTTCCCAGCTCTACCGCACCCTGCGCAGGGAGCACGGGGCGGTGGCGCCGGTGCTCCTCGACAGTGACGTGCCCGCGTGGCTGGTGCTCGGCTACTCCGAGGTCAGCTATGTGACCAGCCACGACGAGCTGTTCGCCCGCGACTCGCGCCGCTGGAACCAGTGGGAGCACATCCCCGCGGACTGGCCGCTGCTCCCGTTCGTCGGCTACCAGCCGTCGGTCCTGTTCACCGAGGGCGAGGAACACCGCAGGCGGGCCGGGGTGATCACGGAGGCCCTCGAAGGAGTCGACCAGTTCGAACTCGCCCGGGACAGCGCCCGGATCGCCGACCGTCTCATCGCCTCGTTCGCCGGCAGCGGCCAGGCGGAGCTGATGGACGCGTACGCGCACGCGCTGCCCATGATCGCCGCGGTGCAGATGTGCGGCATGCCGGACGCGAGCACGGACACGCAGCAGCTCGTGGACGACCTGCGGATCTCGCTCGACGCGCACGAGGGCGACGACCCCGTGGCGGCGTACACCCGCGTCGGGGAGCGCATCCAGCTCCTGGTCAAGGAGAAGCGGGAGAAGCCCGGAGCGGACGTCACGTCACGGATGCTGACGCACTCGGCTGGCCTCACCGACGAGGAGATCGTCCAGGACCTGATCTCCATCATCGCCGCGGCGCAGCAGCCGACGGCCAACTGGATCTGCAACACGCTGCGGTTGATGCTGACCGACGAGCGGTTCGCCCTGAACGTGTCCGGCGGTCGGCTGAGCGTGGGCGAGGCGCTCAACGAGGTGTTGTGGCTGGACACCCCGACCCAGAACTTCATCGGCCGCTGGGCGGTGCGCGACACCCAGCTCGGCGGGCGGCAGATCCGGGCGGGCGACTGTCTGGTGCTCGGCCTCGCCGCGGCCAACACCGACCCGCAGATCTGGCCCGAGTCGCATGTCGGCCCGGAGAACTCGGCGCATCTGTCCTTCAGCCACGGCGAGCACCGCTGCCCCTACCCGGCTCCGCTGCTCGCCGACGTCATCGCGAGGACCGCGGTCGAGACGCTCCTGGAGCGGCTGCCCGACCTCGTCCTCGCGGTGGAGCCGCACGAGCTGACGTGGCGTCCGTCCATCTGGATGCGCGGTCTGACGTCGCTGCCGGTGCAGTTCACGCCTGTGGCGCACTGA
- a CDS encoding cytochrome P450: MSTAQQVPDILSPEFAKDPYPAYRVMRESAPLFWHEATQSWIISRYEDVERVFKDKASQFTTDNYDWQIEPVHGKTILQLSGREHSVRRALVAPAFRGSDLQEKFLPVIERNSRELIDTFRHTGSVDLVADYATRFPVNVIADMLGLDKADHARFHGWYTTVIAFLGNLAGDAEVAAAGERTRVEFAEYMIPIIRERRDNLGDDLLSTLCAAEVDGVRMSDEDIKAFCSLLLAAGGETTDKAIASIFANLLMHPEQLEAVRQDRTLIARAFAETLRHTPPVHMIMRQSATDVEVTGGTIPAGATVTCLIGSANRDERRYGDPDRFDIFREDLTTTTAFSAAADHLSFALGRHFCVGALLAKAEVEIGVGQLLDAMPDIRLAEGFDPVEQGVFTRGPQSLPVRFTPVTA, translated from the coding sequence ATGTCCACCGCGCAGCAGGTCCCCGACATCCTCTCGCCCGAGTTCGCCAAGGACCCGTACCCGGCCTACCGAGTGATGCGGGAGAGCGCGCCGCTGTTCTGGCACGAGGCGACGCAGAGCTGGATCATCTCGCGGTACGAGGACGTCGAGCGCGTGTTCAAGGACAAGGCCTCGCAGTTCACCACCGACAACTACGACTGGCAGATCGAGCCCGTACACGGCAAGACGATCCTCCAGCTCAGTGGTCGGGAGCACTCCGTGCGGCGCGCGCTCGTGGCACCGGCGTTCCGCGGCAGCGACCTCCAGGAGAAGTTCCTGCCCGTCATCGAGCGCAACTCCCGCGAACTCATCGACACCTTCCGGCACACCGGCAGCGTGGACCTGGTCGCGGACTACGCCACCCGCTTCCCCGTCAACGTCATCGCCGACATGCTCGGCCTCGACAAGGCCGACCACGCGCGCTTCCACGGCTGGTACACCACCGTCATCGCCTTCCTCGGCAACCTCGCGGGCGACGCCGAGGTCGCGGCGGCCGGCGAGCGCACCCGGGTGGAGTTCGCCGAGTACATGATCCCGATCATCCGGGAGCGCCGCGACAACCTCGGCGACGACCTGCTCTCCACGCTGTGCGCCGCCGAGGTCGACGGCGTACGCATGAGCGACGAGGACATCAAGGCCTTCTGCAGCCTGCTGCTCGCGGCGGGCGGCGAGACCACCGACAAGGCCATCGCCAGCATCTTCGCCAACCTCCTGATGCACCCAGAGCAGCTCGAAGCCGTCCGGCAGGACCGCACGCTGATCGCCCGCGCCTTCGCCGAGACCCTGCGCCACACGCCGCCCGTCCACATGATCATGCGGCAGTCGGCGACCGACGTGGAGGTCACCGGCGGCACCATCCCCGCCGGGGCCACCGTCACCTGCCTCATCGGCTCGGCCAACCGCGACGAGCGGCGCTACGGCGACCCCGACCGCTTCGACATCTTCCGCGAGGACCTGACCACGACGACCGCGTTCTCCGCCGCCGCCGACCACCTCTCCTTCGCCCTCGGCAGGCACTTCTGCGTGGGCGCCCTGCTGGCCAAGGCCGAAGTGGAGATCGGCGTCGGCCAACTCCTCGACGCGATGCCCGACATACGGCTCGCCGAGGGCTTCGACCCCGTCGAGCAAGGGGTGTTCACTCGCGGACCGCAGTCCCTGCCGGTGCGGTTCACGCCCGTCACCGCCTGA
- a CDS encoding chitinase codes for MRPRVLAALTATASAAALAVLTLAPNASAEKAEPGERAAAAEFPVSEAQFNQMFPNRNSFYTYSGLTQALSAYPEFTGTGSDTVRKQEAAAFLANVSHETGGLVHVVEQNTANYPHYCDSSQPYGCPAGNDKYYGRGPIQLSWNFNYKAAGDALKIDLLNNPDLVQNDPAVAWKTGLWYWNTQNGPGTMTPHNAMVNSAGFGETIRSINGSLECDGKNPEQVQSRINNYTRFTGILGVTPGDKLSC; via the coding sequence ATGCGTCCTCGTGTCCTTGCCGCGCTGACCGCGACCGCGTCGGCCGCCGCGCTCGCCGTCCTGACCCTCGCGCCCAACGCCTCCGCCGAGAAGGCGGAGCCGGGGGAGCGGGCCGCGGCGGCGGAATTCCCCGTCAGCGAGGCCCAGTTCAACCAGATGTTCCCGAACCGGAACTCCTTCTACACCTACAGCGGACTCACGCAGGCGCTCAGCGCCTACCCCGAGTTCACCGGGACCGGCAGCGACACCGTACGCAAGCAGGAGGCGGCGGCCTTCCTCGCGAACGTCAGCCACGAGACGGGCGGTCTGGTCCACGTCGTCGAGCAGAACACCGCGAACTACCCCCACTACTGCGACAGTTCCCAGCCCTACGGCTGCCCGGCTGGCAACGACAAGTACTACGGCCGCGGCCCGATCCAGCTCAGCTGGAACTTCAACTACAAGGCGGCGGGCGACGCCCTGAAGATCGACCTCCTGAACAACCCCGACCTCGTGCAGAACGATCCGGCCGTGGCGTGGAAGACCGGCCTCTGGTACTGGAACACGCAGAACGGCCCGGGGACCATGACGCCGCACAACGCGATGGTCAACAGCGCGGGGTTCGGCGAGACGATCCGCAGCATCAACGGAAGCCTGGAATGCGACGGGAAGAACCCCGAGCAGGTGCAGAGCCGGATCAACAACTACACCCGGTTCACCGGCATCCTCGGCGTCACCCCGGGCGACAAGCTCAGCTGCTGA
- a CDS encoding UDP-N-acetylmuramoyl-L-alanyl-D-glutamate--2,6-diaminopimelate ligase: MKLSALLDGHDHHVLHGDPGVPVTAGITFDAGHVTPGSLYVAVPGHEEGGPGGIGRALERGAVAVIAEDGPLPDTESAGREVCVLRVADARAAASLVASRYYGDPGRAMDIVAITGTNGKTSVSYMVESALRLAEGAKVGVIGTSGSRIGTERIPMPRSVLSTPESPDMHYLLGHMRDRDASSVVLEATSMGLLQRRLDHVPVSIGVFTNLTQDHLDDHGTMEHYKNAKLRLFTGLCDRAVVNADDPVSAEIMALMPGSVTTYGLEAPADYRASDLVVDAAGTRFTLHHDGRKYPAAIPIPGRFSVSNALATLAACHLLGHELPALVAALDRMPPTPGRLERFTTAQGACVIVDYAHSPDSLEKVLATIRGFATGSVITVFGCGGDRDITKRALMGEIAGRHSDLCVVTSDNPRDEDPEAILDQIVPGLTSTGTPFHRVADRRAAISRALTAARRGDIVLVAGKGSEPHQIVGEQLIPFDDMTVVRELDAL; this comes from the coding sequence GTGAAGCTCAGCGCACTGCTCGACGGGCACGACCACCACGTTCTGCACGGTGACCCGGGAGTCCCGGTCACTGCGGGAATCACCTTCGACGCCGGGCACGTGACGCCCGGATCGCTGTACGTCGCCGTTCCGGGCCACGAGGAGGGCGGACCCGGGGGCATCGGCCGGGCACTGGAACGAGGGGCGGTGGCGGTCATCGCCGAGGACGGCCCCTTGCCGGACACGGAGTCCGCCGGGCGGGAGGTGTGCGTGCTGCGGGTGGCCGACGCACGGGCGGCCGCCTCGCTCGTCGCCTCCCGGTACTACGGCGATCCCGGCCGCGCGATGGACATCGTGGCGATCACGGGGACGAACGGCAAGACCTCCGTCTCGTACATGGTCGAGTCGGCGCTCAGGCTGGCCGAGGGCGCGAAGGTGGGGGTGATCGGCACCTCGGGAAGCCGGATCGGCACCGAGCGGATACCGATGCCGCGGTCGGTCCTCAGCACCCCGGAGTCGCCGGATATGCACTATCTCCTCGGCCACATGCGCGACCGGGACGCGAGCAGCGTGGTGCTCGAAGCCACCTCCATGGGTCTGTTGCAGCGGCGCCTCGACCATGTGCCCGTGAGTATCGGTGTCTTCACCAACCTCACCCAGGACCACCTGGACGACCACGGGACGATGGAGCACTACAAGAACGCCAAGCTGCGCCTCTTCACAGGGCTGTGCGACCGCGCGGTGGTCAACGCCGACGACCCCGTCAGCGCCGAGATCATGGCCCTGATGCCGGGCTCTGTGACCACGTACGGCCTGGAGGCACCGGCCGATTACCGGGCGAGCGATCTGGTCGTGGACGCGGCGGGCACCCGCTTCACGCTCCACCACGACGGCCGCAAGTACCCTGCCGCGATCCCGATACCGGGCCGCTTCTCGGTGTCCAACGCGCTGGCCACCCTCGCCGCGTGCCATCTCCTCGGGCATGAACTGCCCGCCCTCGTCGCCGCCTTGGACCGGATGCCGCCCACTCCGGGCAGGCTCGAACGCTTCACCACCGCGCAGGGGGCCTGCGTGATCGTCGACTACGCGCACTCTCCCGACTCGCTGGAGAAGGTCCTCGCCACGATCCGCGGCTTCGCGACCGGGTCGGTGATCACCGTCTTCGGCTGCGGCGGCGACCGTGACATCACCAAGCGGGCCCTGATGGGCGAGATCGCGGGCCGTCACTCCGATCTGTGCGTCGTCACCTCGGACAATCCCCGCGACGAAGATCCCGAGGCCATCCTGGACCAGATCGTTCCCGGCCTGACGTCCACCGGGACGCCCTTCCACCGCGTGGCCGACCGCCGCGCCGCGATCTCGCGCGCGCTGACCGCCGCGCGGCGCGGCGACATCGTGCTCGTCGCGGGCAAGGGCAGCGAGCCGCACCAGATCGTCGGCGAACAGCTCATCCCCTTCGACGACATGACAGTGGTCCGCGAACTCGACGCGCTGTAG
- a CDS encoding purine-cytosine permease family protein, protein MPKEPSPSVTEVETHGVERIPDADRTAGPLDLFRLAFGGANTFATCVLGAFPILFGLSFWQGLAAMLIGLLIGALLLAPMAVFGPRNGTNNAVSSSAHLGVHGRIVGSFLSLLTAVAFFSLSVWSSGDALIGGAHRLLGVPESDVAYGCAYAVFAALVLAVCVYGFRFMLLVNKVAVVAATLLFVLGLAAFAGDFDPSYAGVFTADADQATQDLFWPSFIGAALIVLSNPVSFGAFLGDWARYIPAETPRRKVMGAAFLSQLATVLPFGFGLATAAIIAEQAPKYMDPAAPNFVGGLLAIAPGWYFLPVCLIALIGGMSTGTTALYGTGLDFSSVFPRLGRVQATVLIGVLSITFIFVGRFGFNLVQAISTFATMIITCTVPWMIVMMLGYVTRRGWYDPEALQVFTRRQHGGRYWFARGWNWRGMAAWWTGAVTGVLFTNIPGQFVGPLGDLANGADISLPLGAAVAAIVYLALLAAFPEPRGVYGPEGPRWVRAADTPIAPITGPPGGAPEEPSAKVRA, encoded by the coding sequence GTGCCCAAGGAGCCATCTCCGTCCGTCACCGAGGTCGAGACGCACGGAGTCGAACGCATCCCGGACGCGGACCGCACGGCGGGGCCGCTCGATCTGTTCCGGCTCGCGTTCGGCGGCGCCAACACCTTCGCCACCTGCGTGCTCGGGGCGTTCCCGATCCTGTTCGGGCTCTCCTTCTGGCAGGGGCTCGCGGCGATGCTCATCGGGCTGCTCATCGGCGCGCTGCTGCTCGCCCCGATGGCGGTGTTCGGGCCACGCAACGGCACGAACAACGCCGTCTCGTCATCGGCGCATCTGGGCGTGCACGGCAGGATCGTCGGCTCCTTCCTCTCCCTGCTCACCGCCGTGGCGTTCTTCTCCCTGTCGGTGTGGAGCTCGGGCGACGCCCTCATCGGCGGAGCGCACCGGCTGCTCGGCGTGCCGGAGAGCGACGTGGCCTACGGCTGCGCGTACGCCGTGTTCGCCGCTCTCGTCCTCGCCGTGTGTGTCTACGGTTTCCGCTTCATGCTGCTCGTCAACAAGGTCGCGGTGGTGGCGGCGACCCTGCTGTTCGTCCTCGGCCTTGCCGCCTTCGCGGGGGACTTCGACCCCTCGTACGCCGGGGTCTTCACGGCGGACGCCGACCAGGCCACCCAGGACCTGTTCTGGCCGTCCTTCATCGGCGCCGCGCTGATCGTGCTGTCCAACCCGGTCTCCTTCGGCGCCTTCCTGGGTGACTGGGCGCGCTACATCCCGGCCGAGACCCCGCGCCGCAAGGTGATGGGAGCGGCCTTTCTCTCGCAGCTCGCCACAGTGCTGCCGTTCGGCTTCGGCCTGGCGACGGCGGCGATCATCGCCGAGCAGGCGCCCAAGTACATGGACCCGGCCGCCCCCAACTTCGTCGGCGGCCTGCTGGCGATCGCGCCGGGCTGGTACTTCCTGCCGGTCTGCCTCATCGCGCTGATCGGCGGCATGTCGACCGGCACCACCGCGCTGTACGGCACCGGCCTGGACTTCTCCTCGGTGTTCCCGCGGCTCGGCCGCGTGCAGGCCACCGTTCTGATCGGCGTCCTGTCCATCACGTTCATCTTCGTGGGCCGGTTCGGCTTCAACCTCGTCCAGGCGATCTCCACCTTCGCCACGATGATCATCACCTGCACCGTGCCGTGGATGATCGTCATGATGCTCGGCTACGTCACCCGGCGCGGCTGGTACGACCCCGAGGCACTGCAGGTCTTCACGCGCCGTCAGCACGGCGGCCGCTACTGGTTCGCCCGTGGCTGGAACTGGCGCGGCATGGCGGCCTGGTGGACCGGTGCGGTGACGGGCGTCCTTTTCACCAACATTCCAGGACAGTTCGTCGGGCCGCTCGGCGACCTCGCGAACGGCGCCGACATCAGCCTCCCGCTGGGAGCCGCCGTCGCCGCGATCGTCTACCTCGCCCTGCTCGCGGCGTTCCCGGAGCCGCGCGGGGTGTACGGGCCCGAGGGGCCGCGCTGGGTGCGCGCGGCGGACACGCCGATCGCTCCGATCACGGGGCCGCCGGGCGGCGCCCCCGAGGAACCCTCCGCGAAGGTGCGGGCGTAG
- a CDS encoding SRPBCC family protein gives MTRTFTVSRSILVEASPRTVYEQVSQPALMGRWSPENLGATVPGGEGPAVVGLVFEGHNKRGPFRWTTRCTVTKAEPGRRFAFRVHAIGLKRPRLRAPIATWEYRFQECDGGTKVTETWTDDRRSWPTFVANAFDRLATGGRTFAVFQVGNIDRTLRNLKREFEKAR, from the coding sequence ATGACCCGCACGTTCACAGTGTCACGCAGCATCCTGGTCGAGGCGTCACCGCGGACGGTGTACGAGCAGGTCAGCCAGCCCGCTCTGATGGGGCGCTGGAGCCCCGAGAACCTCGGGGCGACCGTGCCCGGAGGCGAAGGGCCCGCCGTCGTCGGCCTGGTCTTCGAGGGTCACAACAAGCGCGGCCCGTTCCGCTGGACCACGCGCTGCACGGTGACCAAGGCCGAGCCGGGGCGGCGCTTCGCCTTCCGCGTGCACGCGATCGGACTGAAGCGCCCCCGGCTGCGTGCCCCCATCGCCACCTGGGAGTACCGGTTCCAGGAGTGTGACGGAGGCACCAAGGTGACCGAGACCTGGACGGACGACAGGCGGTCCTGGCCCACTTTCGTGGCCAACGCCTTCGACCGCCTCGCCACGGGAGGACGCACCTTCGCGGTCTTTCAGGTCGGCAACATCGACAGGACGCTGCGGAACCTCAAGCGGGAGTTCGAGAAGGCGCGCTGA
- a CDS encoding Asp23/Gls24 family envelope stress response protein: protein MSERDVARAVADAVIEAVLGTPGVAFLRPGLADLLRSSAVLRRGLPSTPAGSAGVQVRREKDTGALSVEVYVVLHRGRRALDVTREVRSAAAKAVERVTGEPAAPGVAVTVTGRV from the coding sequence ATGAGCGAGCGAGACGTTGCGCGCGCAGTGGCGGACGCCGTCATAGAGGCGGTTCTCGGCACCCCGGGGGTCGCCTTCCTGCGGCCGGGCCTCGCGGACCTGCTGCGGTCGTCGGCGGTGCTGAGGCGCGGTCTCCCCAGTACTCCGGCGGGCTCCGCGGGAGTACAGGTACGGCGGGAGAAGGACACCGGGGCCTTGAGCGTGGAGGTGTACGTCGTCCTGCACCGGGGGCGGCGGGCCCTGGACGTGACACGGGAGGTGCGCTCCGCCGCGGCGAAGGCCGTCGAGCGAGTGACCGGCGAGCCGGCCGCGCCCGGTGTCGCCGTCACGGTCACCGGTCGGGTCTGA
- a CDS encoding Asp23/Gls24 family envelope stress response protein — translation MAMNDDELLPCGRELSHVWEQRETGVPDPHADGCPHCTQALNALLRLEGIVTEARDTAPREQDTSALAGRVMDVVRLELRPGRTLPLGDEDEDAWIVEAAAARTVRAAAESLPGVRAGSCRIGPLDEPASPAPAGRLARGPVRIRIEVQVPLTWHLPEVADRVRGRVLEAVDDELGMRIAVVDVTISDLIDDDDGDDDSTEGRQR, via the coding sequence ATGGCGATGAACGATGACGAACTGCTGCCCTGTGGGCGCGAGTTGTCGCACGTATGGGAACAGCGGGAGACGGGCGTGCCCGACCCCCACGCCGACGGCTGCCCGCACTGCACGCAGGCCCTGAACGCCCTGCTGCGCCTTGAGGGGATCGTCACGGAGGCGCGCGACACGGCGCCGCGGGAGCAGGACACCTCCGCGCTCGCGGGCCGTGTCATGGACGTGGTGCGTCTGGAGCTGCGGCCGGGCCGGACGCTGCCGCTGGGCGACGAGGACGAGGACGCGTGGATCGTGGAGGCCGCCGCGGCCAGAACGGTCCGGGCCGCGGCCGAGTCGCTGCCGGGCGTGCGCGCGGGAAGCTGCCGCATCGGCCCGCTGGACGAGCCCGCGTCCCCGGCGCCGGCCGGTCGCCTCGCGCGCGGGCCGGTCAGGATCCGCATCGAGGTGCAGGTCCCGCTCACGTGGCACCTGCCGGAGGTCGCCGACCGGGTGCGCGGGCGGGTGCTGGAGGCGGTGGACGACGAGCTCGGCATGCGGATCGCGGTCGTCGACGTGACGATCAGCGACCTCATCGATGACGACGACGGCGACGACGACAGCACGGAAGGGCGGCAGCGATGA
- a CDS encoding RNA polymerase sigma factor, whose translation MLAVRAAEGDEQAFEALVHRHAPMALRLATRLLGSRPEAEDAVQDSFVSAWRKLPEFRGDAQFGTWIYRIVTNRCLNLLRSRRPVVALDGLPEPAAPEYEVSPARVAEGHAAVADLARAMEGLSPEQRVCWVLRELDGAPYEAIAETVGISPEAVRGRVFRARRYLTEAMAAWR comes from the coding sequence CTGCTCGCGGTGCGGGCGGCGGAGGGCGACGAGCAGGCCTTCGAAGCCCTCGTGCACCGCCACGCGCCCATGGCGCTGCGCCTGGCCACGCGCCTGCTCGGGAGCCGCCCGGAGGCGGAGGACGCCGTGCAGGACTCCTTCGTCAGCGCCTGGCGCAAACTGCCGGAGTTCCGCGGGGACGCGCAGTTCGGTACGTGGATCTACCGCATCGTCACCAACCGCTGCCTGAACCTGCTGCGTTCGCGGCGACCGGTCGTGGCGCTCGACGGCCTGCCCGAGCCGGCCGCGCCGGAGTACGAGGTCTCGCCCGCGCGGGTGGCCGAGGGGCACGCCGCCGTGGCGGACCTGGCGCGGGCGATGGAGGGACTCTCGCCGGAGCAGCGGGTGTGCTGGGTGCTGCGTGAGCTGGACGGCGCGCCCTACGAGGCCATCGCCGAGACGGTCGGTATCAGTCCGGAGGCGGTCCGCGGCCGTGTCTTCAGGGCGCGGCGCTATCTGACGGAGGCGATGGCCGCATGGCGATGA
- a CDS encoding Asp23/Gls24 family envelope stress response protein encodes MTTQDLTSSTAAPGSTEKGLTGEARRSTPGATTVSGATGAAEPAATRGKTSIADVVVVKIAGMAAREIPGVFDMGGGLSRTIGAVRDRVPGGRPNVGRGVKVEVGERQTAIDLDIVVEYGVPITDVAHDVRENVISAVERITGLEVVEVNVAVNDVHLPEDDSADSGAETRVE; translated from the coding sequence ATGACGACGCAGGACCTCACTTCGAGCACAGCAGCACCCGGCAGCACCGAGAAGGGCCTCACCGGCGAGGCTCGCAGGAGCACGCCGGGAGCCACCACCGTCAGCGGAGCCACCGGCGCGGCCGAGCCCGCGGCGACGCGGGGCAAGACGTCCATCGCCGATGTCGTGGTCGTGAAGATCGCCGGCATGGCGGCCCGCGAGATCCCCGGCGTGTTCGACATGGGCGGCGGCCTCTCCCGCACCATCGGCGCCGTGCGCGACCGCGTTCCCGGCGGGCGCCCCAACGTCGGCCGCGGGGTGAAGGTCGAGGTCGGCGAGCGGCAGACGGCGATCGACCTCGACATCGTCGTCGAGTACGGCGTGCCCATCACGGACGTCGCCCACGACGTGCGCGAGAACGTCATCTCGGCGGTGGAGCGCATCACGGGACTCGAGGTGGTCGAGGTGAACGTCGCCGTCAACGACGTCCACCTGCCCGAGGACGACAGCGCGGACTCCGGCGCCGAGACCCGCGTCGAGTAG